A region from the Methylocystis iwaonis genome encodes:
- a CDS encoding multidrug efflux RND transporter permease subunit, with the protein MDLSRPFILRPVATSLLMAAILLAGAIAYRLLPISALPQIDFPTIEVRTFYPGASPEVMASAITAPLERQLGQMPGLAQIASTSSGGASVITLQFSLKLTLDVAEQEVQAAINAAASFLPTDLPAPPVYAKINPADAPVLTLALVSKTLPLTEVQQFADTRIAQKISQLSGVGLVSVSGGNRPAVVVRANVAALASYGMSLEDLRTAISSANVNLPKGNIDSRSQEFAIDSNDQLKSPKDYDQLIVANRNGGPVRLRDVAKVLNGAENSELGAWSNLTPAIIVNIQRQPGANVIAVVDRIKALLPTLQASLPGSIEVAILSDRTTTIRASIEDVQFELFFAVLLVVGVIYLFLGNLRATLVPSVAVPLSLVGGFAVMYLLGYSLNNLTLMALTIATGFVVDDAIVMVENIARYLEKGRTPIDAALEGAREIGFTIVSLTISLIAVLIPLLFMGEIVGRLFREFAVTLAATIILSAVVSLTLAPMLCSKLLAQGDMHSHVDSHAKGATWFDAIIDSYGRLLTLALDHARTTLAVFLGALCLTGVLYVVIPKGFFPVQDTGLIQGATIGEQSASYSTMSKRQLALVKRLLDNDAVESVTSTLGVDGENKTLNSGRVLIKLKDRAERKATATEVVRRLQAAAKDVGGISLFLEPVQDLTIDSGGGRGAYHFALQDANPDELAHYAPQLVERLASLPPFEDVSSSAQTSGRALYVEIDRDAAARYGVTVSTIDNTLYDAFGQRIVSTIFTQTSQYRVILVADGRSVPSLDALGSLRVPGAGGSEVPLASLVTIRETKAPLSFDHLSQFPAVTISFNLAPGFALSDAIAALKQAQSDLGAPQSVITVFQGATQAFASSTTSTLLLILAAIVTVYIVLGILYESYIHPITILSTLPSAGIGALFALMITGNDFGIIGVIAIILLIGIVKKNAIMMIDFALQAERDEGLSPREAIYQACLLRFRPILMTTLAALLGAVPMIVGGGEGSELRLPLGVSIAGGLILSQILTLFTTPVIYLAFDKLAKRLPIGQGRDATASSAAEEKCA; encoded by the coding sequence ATCGACCTTTCCCGCCCTTTCATCCTTCGGCCGGTGGCGACCTCGCTGCTGATGGCGGCAATACTCCTCGCGGGGGCTATCGCCTATCGCCTCCTGCCAATTTCGGCATTGCCGCAAATCGACTTCCCAACGATCGAAGTCCGAACCTTCTACCCCGGCGCCAGTCCGGAGGTGATGGCGTCCGCCATCACCGCGCCGCTCGAACGCCAACTCGGCCAGATGCCCGGCCTTGCGCAGATTGCTTCGACAAGCTCCGGCGGCGCATCGGTTATAACGCTGCAGTTCAGCCTGAAGCTGACGCTCGACGTCGCCGAACAGGAGGTGCAGGCGGCGATCAACGCCGCGGCAAGCTTCCTTCCCACCGACCTTCCCGCGCCGCCTGTTTACGCAAAAATCAATCCGGCCGACGCCCCAGTTCTGACGCTCGCCCTGGTTTCCAAAACGCTTCCGCTCACCGAGGTTCAGCAATTCGCCGACACGCGAATAGCGCAGAAAATTTCCCAGCTCTCGGGCGTCGGCCTTGTCAGCGTCAGCGGCGGCAACCGCCCGGCGGTGGTTGTGCGCGCCAATGTGGCGGCGCTCGCCTCCTATGGCATGTCGCTTGAAGACCTGCGGACGGCGATCTCGAGCGCCAATGTCAATTTGCCTAAGGGCAACATCGACAGCCGATCGCAAGAATTCGCGATCGACTCCAACGATCAGCTTAAAAGCCCTAAGGATTACGACCAGCTTATCGTGGCGAATCGAAACGGCGGGCCGGTGCGTCTGCGCGATGTCGCCAAAGTCCTCAACGGCGCGGAAAACAGCGAGCTGGGAGCGTGGAGCAATCTAACTCCCGCGATCATCGTCAATATCCAACGGCAACCCGGCGCCAATGTCATCGCCGTCGTCGATCGGATCAAGGCCCTGTTGCCGACCTTGCAGGCGTCGCTGCCGGGTTCCATCGAGGTGGCGATTTTATCCGACCGCACGACGACCATTCGCGCATCGATCGAAGATGTGCAATTCGAGCTTTTCTTCGCCGTGCTCCTCGTCGTCGGCGTGATTTATCTTTTTCTCGGCAATCTGCGCGCGACGCTCGTGCCCAGCGTCGCCGTGCCGCTCTCGCTCGTCGGCGGCTTCGCCGTCATGTATCTCTTGGGCTACAGCCTCAACAATCTGACGCTGATGGCGTTGACCATTGCGACAGGCTTCGTCGTCGACGACGCCATTGTCATGGTCGAAAATATTGCACGCTATTTGGAAAAGGGCCGCACGCCCATCGACGCCGCCCTGGAAGGCGCGCGAGAGATCGGCTTCACGATCGTCTCGCTGACGATTTCGCTCATCGCCGTGTTAATTCCCTTGCTTTTCATGGGAGAAATCGTTGGCCGGCTGTTCCGGGAGTTCGCCGTCACCCTTGCAGCGACGATCATTTTGTCAGCCGTCGTGTCTCTTACATTGGCCCCCATGCTTTGCAGCAAGCTGCTCGCGCAGGGCGACATGCATAGCCATGTCGACAGCCACGCCAAGGGGGCGACCTGGTTCGACGCGATCATCGACTCTTATGGTCGCCTGCTGACGCTGGCTCTCGATCACGCCAGAACGACTCTCGCCGTGTTTCTCGGCGCGCTTTGCCTGACCGGCGTCTTGTACGTGGTCATTCCAAAAGGCTTCTTCCCCGTTCAAGATACGGGGCTGATCCAGGGCGCGACAATCGGAGAACAGAGCGCCTCTTACTCGACGATGTCAAAGCGGCAACTCGCGCTCGTGAAGCGCCTGCTGGACAACGACGCGGTCGAGTCAGTTACCTCCACGCTCGGCGTCGATGGCGAGAACAAGACGCTCAACAGCGGCCGCGTCCTGATCAAATTGAAAGACAGAGCGGAGCGCAAGGCGACGGCGACGGAAGTTGTTCGCCGGTTGCAAGCGGCGGCAAAAGACGTCGGCGGCATTTCGCTCTTCTTGGAGCCCGTACAGGATCTCACCATCGATTCAGGCGGAGGCCGCGGCGCCTATCATTTCGCTTTGCAGGACGCCAATCCGGATGAGCTTGCGCATTATGCGCCGCAACTCGTCGAGCGGCTCGCCAGCCTGCCGCCTTTCGAGGATGTTTCCAGTAGCGCCCAAACCTCGGGGCGGGCCCTTTACGTGGAGATCGATCGCGACGCGGCCGCGCGCTATGGGGTCACGGTCTCGACAATCGATAACACGCTGTATGACGCCTTCGGTCAACGGATCGTGTCCACGATTTTCACGCAGACGAGCCAATATCGCGTCATACTCGTAGCCGACGGCCGCAGCGTTCCGAGCCTCGATGCGCTCGGTTCTCTCCGAGTGCCTGGCGCGGGCGGCTCTGAAGTTCCGCTCGCTTCGCTCGTCACAATCCGCGAAACGAAAGCGCCGCTCTCATTCGACCATCTCTCGCAATTCCCGGCGGTGACAATTTCTTTCAATCTCGCGCCCGGTTTCGCGCTCAGCGACGCCATTGCCGCCTTGAAACAGGCGCAGAGCGACCTTGGCGCGCCGCAGAGCGTCATCACGGTTTTCCAGGGCGCGACGCAGGCGTTCGCCTCGTCGACGACAAGCACGCTGCTGCTCATTCTCGCCGCGATCGTCACCGTCTACATCGTGCTCGGCATCCTGTACGAAAGCTACATCCATCCGATCACCATCCTCTCCACATTGCCGTCCGCCGGCATAGGCGCCCTTTTCGCGCTCATGATCACGGGGAACGATTTCGGGATCATCGGCGTGATCGCCATCATCCTTCTGATCGGCATCGTGAAGAAGAACGCCATCATGATGATCGATTTCGCCTTGCAGGCGGAACGCGACGAAGGTCTCTCTCCGCGTGAGGCGATCTATCAGGCGTGTCTCCTGCGGTTTCGTCCGATCCTCATGACGACGCTCGCAGCCTTGCTCGGCGCAGTCCCGATGATCGTCGGCGGGGGCGAAGGTTCGGAGCTTCGGCTTCCGCTTGGCGTCAGCATCGCCGGCGGCCTGATCCTGAGCCAGATTCTGACGCTCTTTACGACGCCGGTCATTTACCTTGCGTTCGACAAGCTGGCGAAACGGTTGCCGATCGGGCAGGGGCGCGACGCGACAGCCTCCTCGGCGGCGGAGGAAAAATGCGCCTGA
- a CDS encoding efflux RND transporter permease subunit, producing MRLIDRAIDRPVATSLLMLGLCLAGLVSFFVLPAAPVPQIDYPVISIGANMPGASPEIMASSVATPLERRLGQIAGVTEMTSASYLGSTRINLQFDLDRNVDGAQRDIQAAIAAARADMPANLRSNPTFRSANPAEVPVVIIALTSDRLSQGALFEVASNILQQKFSQVEGVGQVTVGGGALPAVRVEVNPRTLFQYGLSLESVRTALGATNYNGPKGAFDSGDQRYQIYANDQSRKARDYDGVIVGYRNGAAVKLHDVAEVIDSVEDDRNFGVSNGRPGVQVQIYRQPGANFIELVDRIKALMGPLSAALPAEAEMRIVQDRTLTIRTSLREIETTLALSVMLVIAVVFVFLRDPRATVVPGVCVVVSLLGALVGMYLLDYSLNNLSLMALTIATGFIVDDAIVVVENVTRLIESGMPSRRAALLGARQVAFTVLSMTLSLIAVFLPIMFMGGIVGRMMREFAATLSIAVLVSLLLSLTTAPMLCAHLLEDVTHAARARLFEATEVGLAVLHRLYLASLGYVLDHRRLVLFALLALVGVNQHLFTIIPKGFFPVQDTGRMRGAMIADQSASFTVTKKKLEQVVAILQNDPGIESATGWITSSANFADLLVTLKPLKERGISAEKILARLRPKFAQVPGVQLFLQSTQDIRIGGRSSNALFQYTLLADSLEELRLWGPRITEALKRHPTLADVNSDQMEKGLRSDVVVDRETAARLNVSSSQIDNTLYDAFGQRQVSTIFEPLNQYHVVLELAPKFRESPNALAELYIGARGGQPPVITTSRTPINGLRALSLPANASERMIPFASFSSLNAGPTPMQVNHQGHFAAVTVSFNLSEGKALSDAATAISETIAKIGAPATIQGAFAGTAASYQETLANQPFMVAAALAAVYIVLGILYESFFHPLTILSTLPSAGLGALAALLLCGTDFSIVAMIGVLLLIGVVMKNAIILVDFAIDAERTRAAPARDAIIEACAMRFRPILMTTFVSIMGAAPLAIASGEGAETRQPLGVAIIGGLVVSQLLTLYTTPVVFLYVDKAERLIKSWRIGLSRPSELKTLFRG from the coding sequence ATGCGCCTGATCGACCGCGCGATCGACCGCCCGGTCGCAACCAGCCTTCTAATGCTGGGCCTCTGCCTCGCGGGTCTTGTGTCTTTCTTTGTGCTGCCGGCGGCCCCGGTTCCACAAATCGACTATCCGGTCATCAGCATCGGGGCCAATATGCCCGGCGCAAGCCCCGAGATTATGGCTTCCTCCGTCGCTACGCCGCTCGAGCGACGCCTCGGTCAGATCGCCGGCGTCACGGAAATGACGTCGGCGAGCTACCTCGGCTCGACCCGCATCAATCTTCAATTCGATCTGGATCGCAACGTCGATGGCGCGCAAAGAGACATTCAGGCGGCGATAGCCGCCGCGCGTGCGGACATGCCCGCCAATCTGCGCAGCAACCCGACGTTCAGGAGCGCCAATCCCGCCGAGGTCCCGGTGGTCATCATCGCGCTCACCTCTGATCGGCTGTCGCAAGGGGCGCTTTTCGAGGTCGCGTCAAACATCCTGCAGCAGAAGTTTTCGCAAGTGGAAGGCGTCGGGCAGGTCACCGTCGGCGGCGGCGCCCTCCCGGCCGTCCGCGTCGAAGTCAATCCGCGCACGCTTTTCCAATATGGACTGTCGCTCGAAAGCGTGCGCACAGCGCTCGGCGCGACGAATTACAATGGCCCCAAGGGCGCGTTCGACTCCGGCGACCAGCGCTACCAGATCTACGCCAACGATCAGTCCCGCAAGGCGCGGGACTATGACGGCGTCATTGTCGGCTATCGGAACGGCGCGGCGGTCAAGCTCCACGATGTCGCAGAGGTGATCGACTCTGTGGAAGATGATCGAAATTTCGGCGTCAGCAATGGACGCCCTGGCGTTCAGGTTCAAATTTACCGCCAGCCCGGCGCCAATTTCATCGAGCTCGTCGATCGCATCAAGGCGCTCATGGGGCCGCTTTCCGCAGCGCTTCCTGCCGAAGCCGAGATGCGCATCGTGCAAGACAGAACTTTGACGATCAGAACCTCGCTGCGTGAGATCGAGACGACGCTGGCGTTGAGCGTCATGCTCGTCATCGCCGTCGTCTTCGTCTTTCTGCGCGATCCGCGTGCGACCGTCGTCCCCGGCGTCTGTGTCGTCGTCTCCTTGCTCGGCGCGCTCGTCGGCATGTATCTACTCGACTATAGTCTCAACAATCTCTCCTTGATGGCGCTGACGATCGCGACGGGATTCATCGTCGATGACGCCATCGTCGTCGTGGAAAATGTCACGCGGCTGATAGAAAGCGGCATGCCATCGAGGCGGGCCGCGCTTCTCGGCGCGCGGCAGGTCGCCTTTACAGTCCTCTCGATGACGCTTTCGCTGATCGCGGTTTTTCTCCCGATCATGTTCATGGGCGGGATCGTGGGCCGCATGATGCGAGAATTCGCCGCAACGCTTTCGATCGCTGTCCTCGTCTCGCTGCTCTTGTCCCTCACGACCGCGCCGATGCTTTGCGCGCATCTTCTCGAGGATGTGACGCACGCCGCAAGAGCGCGCCTTTTCGAGGCGACCGAAGTTGGTCTCGCCGTCCTTCATCGCCTCTATTTGGCGAGCCTAGGCTATGTTCTCGATCATCGCCGTCTCGTCCTTTTCGCGCTCCTGGCGCTCGTCGGAGTGAATCAGCACCTCTTCACGATCATACCGAAGGGCTTCTTTCCGGTGCAGGATACGGGGCGCATGCGCGGCGCGATGATTGCCGACCAGAGCGCGTCTTTTACCGTCACGAAGAAGAAGCTCGAGCAAGTTGTCGCAATCCTGCAAAACGATCCCGGAATTGAGTCTGCGACGGGTTGGATCACAAGCTCCGCGAATTTCGCTGACTTGCTCGTGACATTGAAGCCGCTCAAAGAGCGTGGGATTTCAGCCGAAAAAATCTTGGCGCGACTGCGGCCGAAATTCGCTCAAGTCCCCGGCGTCCAGCTTTTCCTGCAATCCACGCAGGATATTCGCATTGGCGGCCGATCGAGCAATGCCCTTTTTCAATACACGCTCCTGGCCGATTCCCTCGAAGAGCTGCGGCTCTGGGGACCGCGTATTACCGAGGCGCTAAAGCGCCATCCGACGCTGGCCGACGTGAATTCCGATCAGATGGAGAAAGGCTTGCGCTCGGATGTCGTCGTCGATCGCGAAACGGCCGCGCGCCTGAATGTCTCCTCAAGCCAGATAGACAACACGCTTTATGACGCCTTCGGCCAGCGTCAGGTGTCGACGATCTTCGAACCGTTGAATCAGTACCATGTGGTGCTCGAGCTGGCGCCGAAATTCAGGGAGTCGCCTAACGCGCTGGCTGAACTCTATATTGGCGCGCGCGGCGGCCAGCCTCCCGTCATCACGACAAGCCGAACGCCGATCAACGGTCTTCGCGCTCTGTCGCTCCCCGCAAACGCATCGGAACGCATGATTCCCTTCGCGTCCTTCAGCTCGCTGAACGCCGGCCCGACTCCGATGCAGGTGAATCATCAGGGACATTTCGCGGCGGTCACCGTCTCCTTCAATCTCTCAGAGGGGAAAGCTCTGAGCGACGCGGCCACGGCCATCTCGGAGACAATCGCGAAAATCGGCGCTCCCGCCACGATCCAAGGGGCTTTCGCCGGGACCGCCGCGAGCTATCAGGAGACGCTCGCGAACCAGCCCTTCATGGTCGCCGCGGCTCTCGCAGCCGTCTATATCGTTCTTGGAATCCTTTACGAGAGTTTCTTTCACCCGCTTACCATTCTATCGACTCTGCCTTCCGCGGGACTCGGCGCGCTCGCCGCGCTGCTTTTGTGCGGGACGGATTTCAGCATCGTTGCGATGATCGGGGTCTTGCTCCTCATCGGCGTGGTGATGAAGAACGCCATCATCCTTGTCGATTTCGCCATCGACGCCGAGCGCACGCGGGCCGCCCCGGCGCGCGACGCGATCATCGAGGCCTGTGCGATGCGTTTTCGCCCGATTCTGATGACGACGTTCGTTTCGATCATGGGCGCCGCGCCGCTTGCAATCGCGTCCGGCGAGGGCGCCGAAACGCGGCAACCCCTTGGCGTCGCAATTATCGGCGGGCTGGTCGTCAGCCAGCTACTGACGCTCTACACGACGCCCGTCGTGTTCCTCTACGTCGACAAAGCCGAACGGCTGATAAAAAGCTGGCGTATCGGGCTCTCGCGGCCCTCCGAGCTGAAGACGCTCTTTCGGGGTTAA
- a CDS encoding MBL fold metallo-hydrolase, which produces MRIPSVALCGFTAAFVFLPIAADAASLQEAAAALGAVDAKSLEFSGAGHWYQFGQAPVPGGPWPQFEVSSYSASVNFNAPAQRVLLTRIQTVEPGRQRPTPTEQKLSWLVSGDKAWNVAPPANASPDAAPVATPQPALVEERTAEIWTTPQGFLKAALANGAKSSASGAGVQISFTSAGHKYEGYINAANQLEWVRSWIDSPVLGDTLVETKFSGYKDFGGIQFPAELTRSQGGFPVLHVKVASAKLNQAVDIPVPENIASSKAAAPTVTANKLAEGVYWLTGGTHHSVAIEQKDHVVLVEAPLNEERSLALIAKIAEIAPNKPIKYVLNSHVHFDHSGGLRTFVDAGATLVTHELDKPYYEQAWSAPHTLRPDRLAQSKKAAKFETYADKHVLSDGARQIEVHRIAGNGHSDELALVYLPAEKILIEADAFTPQAKDAPPPKSPNPYSVNLYENIQKLKLDVAQIAGLHGPRVGALADLRAAIGQPPLAQ; this is translated from the coding sequence ATGCGGATCCCATCGGTTGCCCTCTGCGGTTTCACCGCCGCCTTCGTTTTCCTCCCTATCGCTGCTGACGCCGCCTCTCTTCAGGAAGCGGCTGCGGCGCTCGGCGCCGTCGACGCCAAATCCCTTGAATTCTCTGGCGCCGGCCACTGGTATCAATTCGGCCAGGCGCCTGTGCCCGGCGGCCCATGGCCACAATTCGAAGTCAGCAGCTATTCTGCGAGCGTGAATTTCAACGCGCCCGCCCAACGCGTATTACTCACCCGCATCCAAACGGTCGAGCCCGGCCGCCAGCGCCCAACGCCGACCGAGCAGAAGCTCTCCTGGCTCGTGAGCGGCGACAAGGCATGGAATGTCGCCCCGCCCGCCAACGCGTCCCCTGACGCCGCGCCGGTCGCGACCCCGCAACCCGCCTTGGTCGAGGAGAGGACGGCGGAAATCTGGACGACGCCACAGGGCTTTCTGAAGGCGGCTCTCGCCAATGGCGCAAAGTCGAGCGCTTCGGGCGCCGGCGTGCAAATCTCCTTCACGAGCGCCGGCCATAAATATGAGGGCTATATCAACGCCGCCAACCAGCTCGAATGGGTGCGGAGCTGGATCGATAGCCCGGTGCTCGGCGATACGCTCGTCGAGACAAAGTTCTCCGGTTACAAAGATTTCGGCGGCATTCAATTCCCGGCCGAACTGACCCGTAGCCAGGGCGGCTTTCCCGTTCTGCATGTGAAGGTCGCCTCGGCGAAGCTCAACCAGGCCGTCGACATCCCCGTCCCGGAAAATATCGCAAGCTCCAAGGCGGCGGCGCCGACTGTGACCGCGAACAAGCTGGCCGAGGGCGTCTATTGGCTCACGGGCGGCACGCATCACAGCGTCGCGATCGAGCAGAAGGACCACGTGGTGCTCGTCGAAGCGCCGCTCAACGAAGAGCGCTCACTCGCGCTCATCGCCAAGATTGCCGAGATCGCGCCCAACAAGCCGATCAAATATGTCTTGAACAGCCATGTTCACTTCGACCACTCCGGCGGGTTGCGCACTTTCGTGGATGCTGGCGCGACGCTCGTGACTCACGAACTCGACAAGCCTTATTACGAGCAGGCGTGGTCGGCCCCGCATACGCTTCGCCCGGACCGCCTCGCGCAGTCGAAGAAGGCTGCGAAGTTCGAGACCTATGCGGACAAACATGTTCTTTCGGACGGCGCGCGGCAGATCGAAGTGCATCGCATCGCCGGCAATGGGCACAGTGACGAACTAGCGCTCGTCTATTTGCCGGCGGAGAAAATTCTCATCGAGGCCGACGCTTTCACGCCGCAGGCAAAGGATGCGCCGCCCCCGAAGAGCCCCAATCCCTACTCGGTGAATCTCTATGAGAATATCCAGAAGCTGAAACTGGATGTCGCGCAGATCGCCGGCCTCCACGGTCCGCGCGTCGGGGCTCTGGCGGACCTGCGCGCTGCGATCGGGCAACCTCCGCTCGCGCAATAG
- a CDS encoding transglycosylase domain-containing protein: MSKFLVLALATAVLAVLAYETYEVAAARNVTKEKFAKYEAETANGTKGPSVLSQERQDILVKVQDPRFWSHSGVDWSYPLSTTVTQSVVKKLYFEDFRPGFGKIKQTLIAYFAVAPLSSKNAQLAAFLDVNGFEALSAKWFGKPLQSLSDEEFLSLIATNNTPKIAPGSKENGERVARIKKYLAGKCERRGLSDVWLDQCAAS; the protein is encoded by the coding sequence ATGAGCAAATTTCTTGTTTTGGCATTGGCTACTGCGGTTCTGGCGGTTCTCGCCTACGAAACCTACGAGGTTGCAGCCGCTCGCAACGTCACGAAAGAGAAGTTCGCAAAATATGAGGCGGAGACCGCAAATGGGACGAAGGGGCCATCGGTTCTGTCGCAAGAGAGACAGGACATTCTTGTCAAGGTGCAGGATCCGCGTTTCTGGTCGCATAGCGGCGTCGACTGGAGCTATCCGCTTTCGACAACCGTGACGCAGTCGGTCGTCAAGAAGCTCTATTTCGAGGATTTCCGTCCGGGCTTCGGGAAAATCAAACAGACTTTGATCGCCTATTTCGCGGTTGCGCCTCTCTCATCCAAAAACGCGCAGTTGGCGGCGTTCCTGGACGTAAATGGTTTCGAGGCCTTGTCGGCGAAGTGGTTCGGTAAGCCGCTCCAGTCACTGAGCGACGAGGAATTTCTCTCGCTGATCGCCACCAACAACACCCCGAAGATTGCGCCGGGCTCAAAAGAGAACGGTGAAAGAGTCGCGCGGATCAAAAAGTACCTCGCCGGGAAATGCGAGAGACGTGGGCTTTCGGATGTCTGGCTCGACCAATGCGCGGCCAGTTGA
- a CDS encoding TonB-dependent receptor codes for MRAANRQFGSALMSSVSILAAATALFSAPSAQAEDTASAQGPIEVDNIVVSGKGNGGIDRPVQQAQEKPRSIVVVDEKTMEDQNINRLDELQQLIPNYRANNSGASQASRQTIRWVGVGAAGTGVGTESPTGYVVDNVFWKYWGFQWMDQFDVRSFEVAYGPQGTAGGKNTAVGSLIINNRLPSFARQASFETHFANHSRVIEKAYVTGPIIDEKLAYRVSVFLDKGSGWIHDQVTGAGYKNTDRWGVRGQLLYVGDEVTDRLIVNFSKSTEYNGYTLGPYSDSFLTYANGTRPAATFAQNVATKLGKPILSWDPYKPSIANEGVDPVRTVTVSNELNIGVGENLFTSISAYGFTRNEQRYFEDTQLLQLWRGGMDTYVGQASQEFRFSSPKEDRDLEWTTGVYLFYDDAANQMHHTVFGVDAAKWLGPRYGAGALPGVAVWDYTHARDFQAAAYGQATYHLDEKLSATLGLRESYEIRQGSVSQLNRYYPTVSVFAQDQAVIAAGSRGLSDTGGKEKPHNFLTGIFNPQYKYNDNVQIYALVGRAEKAGAVNTSANPRYVKNASGVYKFDSFPTVITKPEYSWDYELGFKSNWFDNHLLFNVNLYWNDFFNFQTNVIDGVSVDSNGAPLGLTTLGNAAHARIRGIEFDGRWSPIDRLWITFNGAFSDARWVSWPDAGPPPDWSWPSGPVPAPRQLSLSNTRWQGVPLWTFNIGANYEHPVGRVFSNLGDFSSLGGFGAWTGQPIKAFGYVNVSWQDKTRLTNPWSVAQYWQGSFAYVNAGVGLRTEDDRYSLSFWAKNIGNERPFNSWDQGTPGTPARVGLARWDATWGGALRVKLF; via the coding sequence ATGCGTGCCGCCAACCGGCAATTTGGGTCTGCGCTTATGAGCAGCGTTTCGATTTTGGCGGCGGCCACCGCGCTTTTCTCGGCGCCGTCCGCCCAGGCTGAGGACACTGCGTCCGCACAAGGGCCGATAGAGGTCGATAACATCGTCGTGAGCGGCAAAGGAAACGGCGGCATCGATCGCCCCGTTCAACAAGCCCAGGAAAAGCCGAGGTCGATTGTCGTCGTCGACGAAAAGACCATGGAAGATCAAAACATCAATCGGCTCGACGAATTGCAGCAGTTGATCCCTAATTATCGCGCCAACAACAGCGGCGCGAGCCAGGCCTCCCGCCAGACCATTCGCTGGGTCGGCGTCGGCGCGGCCGGCACCGGCGTCGGCACGGAGTCCCCCACAGGTTACGTGGTCGACAACGTGTTCTGGAAATACTGGGGCTTCCAGTGGATGGACCAATTCGATGTGAGATCCTTCGAGGTCGCCTATGGCCCGCAAGGAACGGCGGGAGGGAAGAATACCGCGGTTGGCAGTCTCATCATCAACAACCGACTGCCGTCCTTCGCGCGGCAGGCGAGTTTCGAGACCCATTTCGCCAATCACAGCCGCGTCATCGAGAAAGCGTACGTCACGGGTCCGATCATCGATGAGAAGCTCGCCTATCGCGTCAGCGTTTTCCTGGATAAGGGCAGCGGCTGGATTCACGACCAAGTGACCGGCGCCGGTTACAAGAACACTGACCGCTGGGGCGTGCGTGGGCAGTTGCTCTACGTCGGCGACGAGGTCACCGACCGCCTCATCGTCAATTTCAGCAAGTCAACCGAATACAACGGCTACACGCTCGGGCCATACTCGGACTCCTTCTTGACCTACGCCAACGGCACGCGTCCGGCGGCGACCTTTGCGCAGAATGTGGCGACCAAGCTCGGCAAGCCGATATTGTCCTGGGACCCATACAAGCCGTCCATCGCAAACGAGGGCGTCGATCCGGTAAGAACCGTCACCGTCTCGAACGAACTCAACATCGGCGTTGGGGAAAATCTTTTTACATCCATCTCGGCCTATGGCTTCACGCGAAATGAGCAGCGTTATTTCGAAGACACGCAATTGCTCCAGCTATGGCGGGGAGGCATGGACACCTACGTGGGTCAGGCGTCGCAGGAATTCCGTTTCAGCTCACCCAAAGAAGATCGCGACCTCGAGTGGACGACCGGCGTCTATCTCTTTTACGACGACGCAGCGAACCAAATGCATCATACCGTTTTCGGGGTCGACGCTGCGAAATGGCTAGGACCTCGTTACGGTGCAGGCGCCCTTCCCGGCGTAGCGGTATGGGATTACACCCATGCGCGCGACTTTCAGGCTGCCGCCTACGGCCAGGCGACATATCACCTCGATGAGAAGTTGTCGGCTACGCTCGGTCTGCGCGAGAGCTACGAAATTCGCCAAGGTTCGGTTAGCCAGCTCAACCGCTATTATCCGACCGTTTCAGTTTTTGCTCAGGATCAGGCGGTCATCGCCGCCGGGAGCCGCGGCCTCTCGGATACGGGCGGCAAGGAAAAGCCTCACAATTTTCTTACTGGGATATTCAATCCACAGTACAAGTACAACGATAACGTCCAAATATACGCACTGGTTGGCCGTGCGGAAAAAGCCGGGGCCGTGAACACGAGCGCGAACCCGCGCTATGTCAAGAATGCGTCGGGAGTCTACAAATTCGACTCATTCCCGACGGTCATCACCAAGCCGGAATACTCATGGGATTATGAGCTCGGATTTAAGTCCAACTGGTTCGACAACCACCTCTTGTTCAATGTGAACCTCTACTGGAACGATTTTTTCAATTTCCAGACGAACGTCATCGACGGCGTTTCGGTCGACAGCAATGGCGCGCCTCTCGGCCTGACGACGCTCGGGAACGCCGCTCATGCGCGCATCCGCGGCATTGAATTCGACGGGCGATGGAGCCCAATCGACAGATTGTGGATCACTTTCAATGGCGCCTTCTCGGACGCGCGTTGGGTGAGCTGGCCGGATGCCGGCCCGCCGCCGGACTGGAGTTGGCCCAGCGGGCCCGTGCCCGCGCCTCGGCAATTGTCGCTATCCAATACGCGCTGGCAAGGCGTTCCGCTGTGGACCTTCAATATTGGCGCAAACTACGAGCATCCGGTCGGGCGCGTGTTTTCCAATCTCGGCGATTTCTCGAGCCTGGGAGGTTTCGGCGCCTGGACTGGGCAGCCGATCAAAGCTTTTGGCTACGTCAACGTAAGCTGGCAGGACAAGACACGGCTGACCAACCCTTGGTCCGTTGCTCAGTATTGGCAGGGAAGTTTCGCTTATGTGAACGCCGGCGTCGGCTTACGCACAGAAGACGATCGCTACAGTCTCAGCTTTTGGGCCAAGAATATCGGAAACGAGAGACCCTTTAACTCCTGGGATCAAGGAACCCCCGGAACGCCGGCGCGCGTCGGCCTTGCGCGCTGGGACGCCACCTGGGGCGGCGCACTCCGCGTAAAGCTCTTCTGA